The Synergistota bacterium genome includes a region encoding these proteins:
- a CDS encoding sugar transferase has protein sequence MRKIFPMLLLIGDAFAILLSFVLSYLLRHEVLKGFFVGGAVPWGAYLDIIPFILLIWILALAWEGLYVESFLDPLDELFYIGKATFITALLFLSFSFLYRLLEFSRVVVLLSFLISLPVIFYVRYLIRYLSLKIGLFRKQTLIVGAGETGKLILSKLRKYPLWGYEAIGFIDNEAFEDVVEGLPVLGGLEDIERIINERRVDMVIIAVPSLSRNGLNSIALRCGRLNVPVKVVPDIYGLSSASVRLEEVEGLFLIEIKRNLIKGWNALVKRAFDLLISIPALVILSPILLLISILIKIDSPGPALYVAPRLGKGGTTFPCYKFRTMYLNADDILEKYLKENPMAREEWEKFAKLRGHDPRLTRVGRFLRRWSFDELPQLWNVLRGEMSIVGPRPYLPREREKIGDYFDVILEVKPGITGLWQISGRNLTTFEERLRLDAYYIQNWSLWLDLKIIIRTLLVVLLGKGAY, from the coding sequence TTGAGAAAAATTTTCCCTATGCTTCTTTTGATCGGTGATGCTTTTGCTATACTTTTATCCTTCGTTTTATCTTATCTTTTAAGGCATGAGGTTTTAAAAGGTTTCTTCGTAGGGGGAGCTGTTCCATGGGGGGCATATCTTGATATAATACCTTTTATTCTTTTAATCTGGATATTAGCCCTAGCATGGGAAGGTCTATACGTGGAGTCCTTCTTAGATCCATTAGATGAGCTTTTTTATATAGGTAAGGCTACATTTATAACCGCTCTTTTATTCCTCTCTTTCAGCTTTCTTTATAGGCTTCTTGAGTTTTCTCGAGTTGTCGTATTGCTTTCTTTCTTGATATCTTTGCCGGTGATCTTCTATGTGAGATACTTAATAAGATATCTTTCTTTGAAGATCGGGCTTTTTAGAAAACAAACTCTAATAGTTGGAGCAGGAGAGACAGGCAAGTTAATATTGTCTAAGCTGAGGAAATACCCGCTTTGGGGATACGAAGCTATCGGTTTTATTGATAATGAAGCTTTTGAAGATGTTGTTGAAGGTCTTCCTGTTTTAGGGGGTTTAGAGGACATAGAAAGGATCATTAATGAGAGAAGGGTTGACATGGTCATCATTGCTGTTCCATCCCTGAGTCGTAACGGCCTTAACTCTATAGCCCTAAGATGCGGGCGACTTAACGTTCCAGTTAAAGTTGTTCCGGACATTTATGGGCTTTCCTCTGCCTCTGTTCGCCTTGAGGAGGTAGAGGGTCTATTTCTTATAGAAATAAAAAGAAACCTCATAAAGGGTTGGAATGCCTTAGTAAAGAGGGCTTTCGATCTTCTTATATCTATCCCTGCTTTGGTAATCTTATCCCCTATACTTCTACTTATATCTATATTAATTAAAATTGACTCTCCTGGTCCTGCTTTGTATGTAGCACCAAGACTTGGTAAGGGAGGTACTACATTTCCTTGTTATAAATTTAGGACCATGTACCTTAACGCTGACGATATCCTTGAGAAATATCTTAAAGAGAATCCAATGGCCCGAGAGGAGTGGGAAAAGTTTGCTAAACTAAGGGGACATGATCCAAGACTTACAAGGGTTGGGAGGTTTTTGAGGAGATGGAGCTTCGATGAGCTTCCTCAGCTCTGGAACGTTCTTAGGGGAGAGATGAGTATAGTTGGGCCGAGACCTTATCTTCCAAGGGAAAGGGAGAAAATAGGGGACTACTTTGACGTAATATTGGAGGTTAAACCTGGGATAACGGGGCTTTGGCAGATAAGCGGGCGCAACCTCACCACTTTCGAGGAGAGGCTGCGCCTTGATGCGTACTACATACAAAATTGGTCCTTATGGCTTGACTTGAAGATAATAATCAGGACACTCTTAGTTGTCCTTCTTGGAAAGGGAGCCTATTAA
- a CDS encoding M20/M25/M40 family metallo-hydrolase, with the protein MCPIELLRRMVEIKSFAGEEKEIGEFLLDASKNLNFDEAYLDEVGNFIAVRGKGQTEVYLVGHMDTAPGWIEPRIDGDLLYGRGSVDAKGPLAAFIVAASEVSIPEHLKLVVVGAVEEEGPSTGALHLLKKVSKPPSYLIIGEPSGIDGVTLGYKGSLFIKKSFISEVSHPASGNDGAIEEGLRSLNDISKLLEGLNEGRDGSIDRVDIKVREIRSFSDGLFERLDLGISFRLPLWLDPDDLLNILGDGWVPHFKAKAYKCDRSNPLVSAFNRAIRRRGLTPKHKMKSGTADMNLLAPAWGCPSVAYGPGDSSLDHTPREHINLKEYLISIEILKDVLSSIPPTL; encoded by the coding sequence ATGTGTCCGATAGAGCTTCTTCGCAGGATGGTTGAGATAAAAAGCTTCGCTGGAGAGGAAAAGGAAATAGGTGAGTTTTTACTTGATGCTTCAAAGAATCTTAATTTTGATGAAGCTTATTTGGATGAGGTAGGAAACTTTATCGCTGTTCGTGGTAAAGGGCAAACCGAGGTTTATCTTGTGGGACATATGGATACAGCTCCTGGATGGATAGAGCCGAGAATCGATGGTGATCTTCTTTATGGTAGGGGAAGTGTTGATGCAAAAGGTCCGTTAGCAGCCTTTATAGTGGCTGCTTCTGAGGTTTCTATTCCTGAGCATCTTAAGCTTGTAGTAGTTGGTGCAGTTGAAGAGGAGGGACCATCGACAGGAGCTCTTCATCTTTTAAAGAAGGTTTCAAAGCCACCCTCTTATCTAATAATAGGTGAGCCGAGCGGTATTGATGGAGTTACATTAGGATACAAGGGCTCATTGTTTATAAAGAAGAGCTTTATCTCTGAGGTTTCTCACCCTGCTTCTGGAAACGATGGAGCTATAGAGGAAGGTTTAAGGAGCCTAAATGATATATCTAAGCTTTTAGAAGGGTTAAACGAAGGTAGAGATGGCTCTATAGATAGGGTTGATATAAAGGTTAGGGAAATAAGATCTTTTAGCGATGGTTTGTTTGAAAGGCTTGACCTGGGGATCTCCTTTAGGCTTCCCTTGTGGCTTGATCCCGATGATCTTCTTAATATATTAGGCGATGGTTGGGTACCACACTTTAAGGCTAAAGCTTATAAGTGTGACAGAAGCAATCCTTTAGTTTCAGCCTTTAACAGGGCTATAAGAAGAAGAGGCTTAACTCCGAAGCATAAGATGAAGAGCGGTACAGCCGATATGAACTTGCTTGCTCCGGCTTGGGGTTGTCCTTCAGTGGCTTATGGCCCTGGTGATAGCTCCCTTGATCACACTCCGAGAGAGCACATAAATTTGAAGGAATATCTTATTTCCATTGAGATATTGAAGGATGTTTTGAGCTCCATTCCTCCCACCCTATAG
- a CDS encoding glycosyltransferase family 4 protein has translation MYRVFQVVESFGGGVFQSVRQICNNLPRDLFEVYLIYSLRKETPSNWESLIREDVKKIYLPMTREISPIADLKALFGLIKLIKRYDPHIIHLHSSKAGFLGRLAAFLLRRKRVFYSPRGFSFLMKDVSVWKRALFFYLEKIAASFGGVILACSLSELAEAKKLSLKAKLLNNAIDLEEIDEIPPHIFNEDKIRVAIVGRVTYARAPWLFKNIACKLSSPLVEFLWIGGGELEDEIKSSPVKVLGWLSRKEAISYLKGIDIYLQTSLWEGMPIAVLEAMACSKPVVATDVVGNRDVVIHGETGFVGKDENELVLYLRRLIENRDLRLKMGIQGRRRVEREFSLEVLIEKLSSLYLEVVKS, from the coding sequence ATGTATAGAGTATTTCAGGTAGTTGAGTCCTTCGGCGGAGGGGTCTTTCAATCGGTAAGGCAGATATGTAATAATCTTCCTCGTGATCTTTTCGAAGTTTATCTCATTTATTCCTTAAGAAAGGAAACCCCTTCTAATTGGGAGTCTCTTATCAGAGAAGATGTAAAAAAGATATATCTTCCAATGACAAGGGAAATCTCTCCTATTGCGGATTTAAAGGCTCTCTTTGGTTTGATTAAGTTGATAAAAAGATATGATCCTCATATAATTCACCTTCACTCTTCTAAAGCTGGATTTTTAGGAAGGCTTGCTGCTTTTCTTCTCCGGAGGAAGAGGGTTTTTTACTCTCCAAGGGGTTTTTCTTTCTTAATGAAAGATGTCTCTGTATGGAAAAGAGCTCTATTTTTCTATCTTGAGAAGATAGCCGCTTCATTTGGGGGGGTAATACTCGCGTGTTCGCTTAGTGAGCTCGCTGAAGCTAAGAAGCTTTCGCTTAAAGCGAAGCTTTTGAATAACGCTATCGACCTTGAGGAGATAGACGAAATTCCACCTCATATCTTTAATGAGGATAAAATTAGAGTAGCTATCGTTGGTAGAGTGACTTATGCGAGAGCTCCATGGCTTTTTAAGAACATAGCTTGTAAACTTTCCTCTCCTTTAGTTGAGTTTTTGTGGATAGGCGGAGGAGAACTTGAAGACGAGATTAAAAGCTCTCCCGTAAAGGTTTTAGGCTGGCTTAGTAGAAAAGAGGCTATATCTTATCTTAAAGGCATAGATATATATCTTCAGACATCTTTATGGGAAGGTATGCCTATAGCTGTGCTTGAGGCTATGGCCTGCTCTAAACCTGTTGTTGCGACTGATGTGGTTGGAAATAGGGATGTAGTTATCCATGGGGAAACGGGCTTTGTGGGCAAAGACGAAAATGAGCTAGTTCTTTACCTTAGAAGGCTTATAGAGAATAGGGATTTAAGGTTAAAGATGGGAATACAGGGTAGAAGAAGGGTTGAAAGGGAATTTTCCCTTGAAGTTTTGATAGAAAAGCTTTCCTCGCTTTATTTAGAGGTGGTGAAAAGTTGA